One genomic window of Halictus rubicundus isolate RS-2024b chromosome 12, iyHalRubi1_principal, whole genome shotgun sequence includes the following:
- the Ccm3 gene encoding programmed cell death protein 10 Ccm3, protein MTMGDETPVASLVLPVILRPILLKLERQNVLAAQTLRSALLKAENSHPGITHDFILGIVRRAELNLDMNESVLRLQGAASDYDVVEYRSARSEDAFQELNRKSTSLKRILSRIPDEITDRKTFLETIKEIASAIKKLLDAVNEVNAFIRGSAGKQALDQRKREFVKYSKRFSNTLKEYFKEGQANAVFVSALYLIHQTNMIMLTVKDKCE, encoded by the exons ATGACAATGGGCGATGAGACTCCAGTTGCATCACTGGTTCTTCCTGTAATCTTAAGACCGATATTACTAAAG CTAGAGAGGCAAAATGTATTGGCTGCTCAAACTTTACGCTCAGCTCTATTGAAAGCTGAAAATTCTCATCCAGGAATCACACACGACTTCATTCTTGGTATAGTACGACGGGCTGAACTTAATCTTGACATGAACGAAAGTGTTCTAAGATTGCAAGGAGCTGCTTCCGACTATGATg TTGTGGAATACAGATCTGCTAGATCCGAAGATGCTTTTCAAGAACTAAATCGTAAATCAACTTCATTGAAAAGAATACTTAGTCGAATTCCCGATGAAATAACAGATCGtaaaacatttcttgaaacaaTCAA AGAAATAGCAAGTGCAATAAAAAAGCTGTTAGATGCAGTAAATGAAGTCAATGCATTTATACGTGGATCTGCAGGGAAACAGGCATTGGATCAGAGGAAAAGGGAATTTGTTAAATATAGTAAAAGATTTAGTAACACATTAAAAGAGTATTTCAAAGAGGGACA AGCTAATGCTGTATTCGTGAGTGCACTGTACTTAATACATCAAACAAATATGATAATGCTCACAGTAAAAGATAAGTGTGAGTAA
- the Fand gene encoding pre-mRNA-splicing factor SYF1 fand isoform X1, with product MMLERKDLEGNLYVFNEEDLPYEEEILRNPYSVKHWQRYIDHLKTTKSSNLNIVYERALKELPGSYKLWYNYLRQRVSQLKGRCITDALYEDVNNAFERALVFMHKMPRIWMDYCTLMTDQCYITRTRQVFDRALRALPITQHHRVWPLYIEFLKKHNVYETAVRVFRRYLKLAPEDTEEYIEYLISIGRLDEAAVKLAQIVNQDDFVSKHGKSNHQLWNELCDLISKNPSKIKSLNVDAIIRGGLRRYTDQLGPLWNSLADYYVRSGLFERARDIYEEAIQTVTTVRDFTQVFDAYAQFEELSLSKRMEDAAKNPTEDDDIDLELRLARFEHLMERRLLLLNSVLLRQNPHNVQEWHKRVMLYEGQPHEIINTYTEAVQTVQPQLAVGKLHTLWVAFGKFYEENAQIADARVVFEKATHVPYTKVDDLASVWCEWAEMEIRHGNYKEALKLMHRATAMPFRKVAYHDETETVQMRLYKSLKVWSMYADLEESFGTFKTCKAVYDKIIDLKIATPQIIINYGLFLEENKYFEEAFRAYEKGIALFKWPNVYDIWNTYLTKFLKRYGGTKLERTRDLFEQCLEHCPPKYAKALYLLYAKLEEEHGLARHAMSVYERATSAVLPEERFEMFNIYIKKAADIYGVPKTRQIYEKAIEVLNEENTREMCLRFAEMETKLGEVDRARAIYAHCSQICDPRVTSNFWQIWKEFEVRHGNEDTMREMLRIKRSVQAMYNTQVNMMSAQMLNNASNPPVDVPVDAMRLLDSKTPSTENAAAYKDSIKFVRGVTEKDGKAEAQVNNPDEIDIDIDDDANDNEADAEEDIPIEKQMIPSQVFGSLKAAEGEDD from the exons ATGATGTTAGAACGCAAAGACTTGGAAGGAAACTTATACGTTTTC AATGAAGAAGATTTACCGTATGAAGAAGAAATTCTAAGAAATCCTTACTCTGTAAAACACTGGCAGCGTTATATAGATCATTTAAAAACTACAAAAAGTAGTAATTTAAACATTGTTTATGAGAGAGCACTAAAGGAACTCCCGGGaag TTACAAATTATGGTACAATTATTTACGTCAACGTGTAAGTCAGTTAAAGGGAAGATGTATAACAGATGCGCTTTATGAAGATGTAAATAATGCGTTTGAGCGtgcgttagttttcatgcataAAATGCCTCGGATATGGATGGACTATTGCACATTAATGACAGATCAATGCTATATTACTAGAACTCGACAAGTGTTCGATAGAGCACTTAGAGCTCTTCCTATCACGCAACATCATCGTGTGTGGCCTTTATATATTGAGTTTTTGAAGAAGCATAATGTATACGAAACTGCAGTGAGAGTGTTTAGGAGATACCTAAAG TTAGCTCCGGAAGATACAGAAGAATACATAGAATATCTAATATCTATTGGAAGACTCGATGAAGCAGCTGTGAAACTTGCACAAATTGTTAATCAAGATGACTTTGTTTCAAAGCATGGAAAATCTAATCATCAATTATGGAATGAATTGTGCGATTTAATATCAAAGAATCCATCTAAAATAAAATCACTTAATGTAGATGCTATCATCAGAGGTGGTCTAAGACGTTACACGGATCAGTTAGGCCCCCTCTGGAATTCTTTAGCTGACTATTATGTTCGCAGTGGTTTATTTGAAAGG gCAAGGGACATTTATGAGGAAGCGATACAGACGGTAACTACCGTCAGAGATTTTACACAAGTTTTTGATGCTTATGCACAATTTGAAGAACTTAGTCTTAGCAAACGCATGGAAGATGCTGCAAAAAATCCTACTGAAGATG ACGACATAGATTTGGAATTAAGATTAGCACGATTTGAACACTTGATGGAAAGACGATTATTATTACTTAATTCTGTACTACTTAGACAAAATCCTCATAATGTACAAGAATGGCATAAAAGAGTTATGCTTTATGAAGGACAGCCACACGAG ATTATTAATACGTATACAGAAGCTGTTCAAACTGTACAACCACAATTAGCGGTAGGAAAGTTGCACACTTTGTGGGTTGCGTTTGGTAAATTTTATGAAGAAAATGCACAAATAGCGGATGCTAGAGTTGTTTTTGAGAAAGCAACTCACGTCCCTTATACTAAAGTCGACGACCTCGCTTCCGTGTGGTGTGAATGGGCAGAAATGGAAATTAGACATGG CAATTATAAAGAGGCATTGAAACTTATGCATCGAGCTACAGCTATGCCATTCCGGAAAGTAGCCTACCACGATGAAACAGAAACCGTACAAATGAGATTATACAAATCTTTGAAAGTTTGGTCCATGTATGCCGATTTGGAAGAAAGTTTTGGAACATTTAAG ACATGCAAAGCCGTTTACGACAAAatcatagatttaaaaattgccacaccacaaattattattaattatggTCTCTTTTTAGAGGAAAATAAATACTTTGAAGAAGCCTTTAGG GCTTATGAGAAAGGAATTGCACTTTTCAAGTGGCCTAATGTTTACGACATATGGAATACCTATCTTACAAAATTCTTGAAACGCTACGGCGGCACTAAATTAGAAAGAACGCGGGATTTGTTTGAACAGTGCCTCGAACATTGTCCACCAAAATATGCTAAAG CTTTGTATTTATTATATGCAAAATTAGAAGAAGAACATGGTTTAGCCAGGCATGCAATGTCCGTGTACGAACGAGCAACGAGTGCAGTGCTTCCCGAAGAAAGGTTCGAG ATGTTCAACATATACATAAAGAAAGCAGCAGATATTTACGGCGTTCCAAAAACACGGCAAATATATGAAAAAGCTATTGAAGTTCTTAACGAGGAAAATACGAGAGAGATGTGTCTTCGGTTTGCCGAAATGGAGACAAAATTAGGAGAGGTTGACAGAGCCAGAGCGATATATGCACACTGCAGTCAGATATGTGACCCGAGA GTAACATCAAATTTCTGGCAAATATGGAAGGAGTTTGAAGTGAGGCACGGCAATGAGGACACAATGCGTGAAATGCTCCGAATCAAACGAAGCGTTCAAGCTATGTACAATACTCAAGTGAACATGATGTCTGCGCAAATGTTGAACAACGCATCGAATCCACCCGTCGATGTACCAGTGGATGCTATGCGACTGTTGGATAGTAAGACACCGAGTACAG AAAATGCCGCTGCCTACAAGGATAGTATTAAATTCGTTCGCGGTGTGACGGAAAAAGACGGCAAAGCGGAAGCTCAAGTGAACAATCCAGACGAAATAGATATCGATATAGACGACGATGCCAATGACAATGAGGCAGACGCAGAGGAAG ACATACCTATCGAGAAACAAATGATACCGTCACAAGTGTTCGGTAGTTTAAAAGCAGCTGAAGGTGAAGACGATTAA
- the Fand gene encoding pre-mRNA-splicing factor SYF1 fand isoform X2, translated as MHKMPRIWMDYCTLMTDQCYITRTRQVFDRALRALPITQHHRVWPLYIEFLKKHNVYETAVRVFRRYLKLAPEDTEEYIEYLISIGRLDEAAVKLAQIVNQDDFVSKHGKSNHQLWNELCDLISKNPSKIKSLNVDAIIRGGLRRYTDQLGPLWNSLADYYVRSGLFERARDIYEEAIQTVTTVRDFTQVFDAYAQFEELSLSKRMEDAAKNPTEDDDIDLELRLARFEHLMERRLLLLNSVLLRQNPHNVQEWHKRVMLYEGQPHEIINTYTEAVQTVQPQLAVGKLHTLWVAFGKFYEENAQIADARVVFEKATHVPYTKVDDLASVWCEWAEMEIRHGNYKEALKLMHRATAMPFRKVAYHDETETVQMRLYKSLKVWSMYADLEESFGTFKTCKAVYDKIIDLKIATPQIIINYGLFLEENKYFEEAFRAYEKGIALFKWPNVYDIWNTYLTKFLKRYGGTKLERTRDLFEQCLEHCPPKYAKALYLLYAKLEEEHGLARHAMSVYERATSAVLPEERFEMFNIYIKKAADIYGVPKTRQIYEKAIEVLNEENTREMCLRFAEMETKLGEVDRARAIYAHCSQICDPRVTSNFWQIWKEFEVRHGNEDTMREMLRIKRSVQAMYNTQVNMMSAQMLNNASNPPVDVPVDAMRLLDSKTPSTENAAAYKDSIKFVRGVTEKDGKAEAQVNNPDEIDIDIDDDANDNEADAEEDIPIEKQMIPSQVFGSLKAAEGEDD; from the exons atgcataAAATGCCTCGGATATGGATGGACTATTGCACATTAATGACAGATCAATGCTATATTACTAGAACTCGACAAGTGTTCGATAGAGCACTTAGAGCTCTTCCTATCACGCAACATCATCGTGTGTGGCCTTTATATATTGAGTTTTTGAAGAAGCATAATGTATACGAAACTGCAGTGAGAGTGTTTAGGAGATACCTAAAG TTAGCTCCGGAAGATACAGAAGAATACATAGAATATCTAATATCTATTGGAAGACTCGATGAAGCAGCTGTGAAACTTGCACAAATTGTTAATCAAGATGACTTTGTTTCAAAGCATGGAAAATCTAATCATCAATTATGGAATGAATTGTGCGATTTAATATCAAAGAATCCATCTAAAATAAAATCACTTAATGTAGATGCTATCATCAGAGGTGGTCTAAGACGTTACACGGATCAGTTAGGCCCCCTCTGGAATTCTTTAGCTGACTATTATGTTCGCAGTGGTTTATTTGAAAGG gCAAGGGACATTTATGAGGAAGCGATACAGACGGTAACTACCGTCAGAGATTTTACACAAGTTTTTGATGCTTATGCACAATTTGAAGAACTTAGTCTTAGCAAACGCATGGAAGATGCTGCAAAAAATCCTACTGAAGATG ACGACATAGATTTGGAATTAAGATTAGCACGATTTGAACACTTGATGGAAAGACGATTATTATTACTTAATTCTGTACTACTTAGACAAAATCCTCATAATGTACAAGAATGGCATAAAAGAGTTATGCTTTATGAAGGACAGCCACACGAG ATTATTAATACGTATACAGAAGCTGTTCAAACTGTACAACCACAATTAGCGGTAGGAAAGTTGCACACTTTGTGGGTTGCGTTTGGTAAATTTTATGAAGAAAATGCACAAATAGCGGATGCTAGAGTTGTTTTTGAGAAAGCAACTCACGTCCCTTATACTAAAGTCGACGACCTCGCTTCCGTGTGGTGTGAATGGGCAGAAATGGAAATTAGACATGG CAATTATAAAGAGGCATTGAAACTTATGCATCGAGCTACAGCTATGCCATTCCGGAAAGTAGCCTACCACGATGAAACAGAAACCGTACAAATGAGATTATACAAATCTTTGAAAGTTTGGTCCATGTATGCCGATTTGGAAGAAAGTTTTGGAACATTTAAG ACATGCAAAGCCGTTTACGACAAAatcatagatttaaaaattgccacaccacaaattattattaattatggTCTCTTTTTAGAGGAAAATAAATACTTTGAAGAAGCCTTTAGG GCTTATGAGAAAGGAATTGCACTTTTCAAGTGGCCTAATGTTTACGACATATGGAATACCTATCTTACAAAATTCTTGAAACGCTACGGCGGCACTAAATTAGAAAGAACGCGGGATTTGTTTGAACAGTGCCTCGAACATTGTCCACCAAAATATGCTAAAG CTTTGTATTTATTATATGCAAAATTAGAAGAAGAACATGGTTTAGCCAGGCATGCAATGTCCGTGTACGAACGAGCAACGAGTGCAGTGCTTCCCGAAGAAAGGTTCGAG ATGTTCAACATATACATAAAGAAAGCAGCAGATATTTACGGCGTTCCAAAAACACGGCAAATATATGAAAAAGCTATTGAAGTTCTTAACGAGGAAAATACGAGAGAGATGTGTCTTCGGTTTGCCGAAATGGAGACAAAATTAGGAGAGGTTGACAGAGCCAGAGCGATATATGCACACTGCAGTCAGATATGTGACCCGAGA GTAACATCAAATTTCTGGCAAATATGGAAGGAGTTTGAAGTGAGGCACGGCAATGAGGACACAATGCGTGAAATGCTCCGAATCAAACGAAGCGTTCAAGCTATGTACAATACTCAAGTGAACATGATGTCTGCGCAAATGTTGAACAACGCATCGAATCCACCCGTCGATGTACCAGTGGATGCTATGCGACTGTTGGATAGTAAGACACCGAGTACAG AAAATGCCGCTGCCTACAAGGATAGTATTAAATTCGTTCGCGGTGTGACGGAAAAAGACGGCAAAGCGGAAGCTCAAGTGAACAATCCAGACGAAATAGATATCGATATAGACGACGATGCCAATGACAATGAGGCAGACGCAGAGGAAG ACATACCTATCGAGAAACAAATGATACCGTCACAAGTGTTCGGTAGTTTAAAAGCAGCTGAAGGTGAAGACGATTAA
- the Arpc5 gene encoding actin-related protein 2/3 complex, subunit 5, giving the protein MSRNDGKKDSSASAFRKIDVDQYSDNNFKEEDADGGLGGPTGPDETEVLTLLSQGKNAEALILVLKSAPLGCKNQQVKDNARNLTLKVLLSIKSNQMEDCLAQLDRDLVDVLMKYIYRGFEIPTEGSSSHLLIWHEKVYNISGVGSIVRAFSDSKRA; this is encoded by the exons CAGCGTCAgcatttcgaaaaattgatgTAGATCAGTATAGTGATAATAACTTCAAAGAAGAAGATGCGGACGGAGGATTAGGAGGGCCGACTGGTCCAGACGAGACTGAAGTTTTGACACTTCTTAGCCA GGGTAAGAATGCCGAAGCTCTGATTTTAGTATTAAAATCTGCTCCACTTGGATGCAAAAATCAACAAGTAAAG gaTAACGCAAGGAACTTAACTTTGAAGGTTCTGTTAAGTATAAAATCTAATCAAATGGAAGACTGTCTAGCACAATTAGATCGGGACCTAGTGGATGTTctaatgaaatatatatatcgGGGATTTGAAATCCCCACAGAAGGTAGCAGTAGTCATTTGTTAATCTGGCATGAAAAGGTATACAATATCAGCGGCGTTggcagtattgtacgagcattTTCAGATAGCAAACGTGCTTGA